A region of the Methylobacterium nodulans ORS 2060 genome:
GAGCACGCGGTCACGGCCAACAACCGCTTCGCGCGGGTCGTCCTGTCCTTCGCGGATCTCGCGCCGCCCGAGACCTGGGTTCGAGCTCGCCTTCCAGCTCGCCTGGGACGCGGCGGAGACCGCCGCCACCGCCGTCGACTTCGCGCTCGTCGGCGTCGAGAGACCGACGACCGGCTCATCTCCGTCGAGGGGCTGTTGCATTTCCCGCCGGACGTGCTGGTGGCGCTGGCGGGGCCCCGCCTCGTGCTCGCGAGCCGCGAGCTCAACCGCCTGCGGGTGGTGCCTCGGATCGTGACCGGGCAGCGGGGCGGCCTCGCCCTGGTCAGCGGGCGCAACGACCGCCCGGGGGCCTGCAGGGCTACGTGTCGCTGAAGGCCGGCGTGCTCCAGCCGTCGAGCACCCTGCGCTATGTGTTCCACGGCCAGGGCGCGGTCTGCGGCGGCGTCGGGATCGCCCTCGACGAGGGCCGCGGCGCTTGCGGCGCATCTCGGGGGCGAGGCGGTGGGGCGGCTGCTGCGCCAGGTCTAGGGTAGAATCCGTTCACGGTGGACCGGATTCCGCCCTAGATGAGACGCCGGACATGGGCAGCCGTCAGGTCCGTGCCGGAAGCGCGAAACTGCCGGGGAGTGCAGCGATGGAGATCACGAGAAGCGGATCGCGGCCTTCGGCCACGGGGCCGGCGGAGTATTTCACCGGATCGGTCCGGATCGATCCGCTGTTCAGCCCGCCGGAGCCGGCCCGGGTCGCCGGTGCCCTCGTCACCTTCGAGCCCGGCGCGCGCACGGCCTGGCATACGCATCCGCTGGGTCAGACCCTGATCGTCACGGCCGGATGCGGCTGGGCCCAGCGCGAGGGCGGTCCGATCGAAGAGATCCGGCCGGGGGACGTGGTCTGGTTTCCACCGGGCGAGAAGCATTGGCACGGCGCCACCGCGACCACGGCCATGAGCCACATCGCCATCCAGGAGAAGCTCGACGGCAGCCCCGTGGACTGGCTGGAGCATGTCACCGACGATCAGTACCACCGGTAGTTTTTCGACCGAACAAGGAGACGGGGAGTGCCGCACGTCATCGTCAAGCTCCATGCCGGAAGGTCCGAGCAGCAGAAATCGAAGATCGCAGAAGAGATCACCAGGGCCGTGATGGCGAGCGCGAATTGCTCAGAGTCGTCCGTCTCGGTGGTCATCGAGGATGTCGAGCCGAAGGACTGGGCCGAGAAGGTCTACAGGCCCGACATCCTTGGCCAATCGGACAAGCTGTACAAGAAGCCGGGATACGACCCGCTTTGAGCCGGCCTTCGGCCAGGTCCCGTGGGGGCCGGCCGATCCTCACGACCGCACGTCCTTGCGCGGCACGAAGTTGAAATCCTCCACCAGCACGTCCTTGACCACCTCGGCGCCCAGGCGCTCGTTGACCTTGGCGCGGATTTCGGTGAGGCGCTTGTTGATGTTGTATTTGGCGAGGCGGCGGAAATCGAGGCTCGGATCGCCGTAGATCTGCCGGAAGGCCTCATCGATGACGAAGGCGTTGGGCGGCACGGCGAGCGTGTGCATGAGCTTGGCGTCCGCCGTGAACACCAGGGTGGTGACGATGTAGCCCTGGAGGGCGCCGTCCGCGATGATCGGCACGTTGATGGCGCGCAGCTTCTGGTACTGGAGCCCTTCGAAATAGGGCTCGGTCTTCTGGGCGAAGAGCCCGGCGCCCCACGTCAACACGCCGTAGCACGATAGCAGCGTGACGATGCAGATCCAGATCCCGGTGACGACGACGCGCATGGCGGCCTCAGCGATGGGCGGCCGTGTAGGTGCCGTCCGATTCGGCCGCGCGCAGAGCCGTGGCGATCACCTCGGAGACCTCCTCGACGGCCCGCAGGTGCAGGGCGACGACCTCCTGGTTGCGGGCGAGCTTGTCGCGCAGCCGCGCGAGGCAGGCGGCGAGGTCCGGGTCCGGGCCTGCGTCCTCGCGGTGGCGGGACAGGCGGGTGAGTTCGAGCAGGCTCTGGCTCTTGCGCCGGTTGAACTCGTCCTGGTCGATGGGGGCGCGCGTGAGCTGCGCCTCCGTCTCCGCGTCGATGGTGGCTTCGAGCCGGGTCAGGGATGCGATCAGCATGGATCCGCCTCGTCGGGCAATGCTCTAGAGTTCGGTCTTCTTCGCCTCGCCGGTCTGGGCCGGACGGGCAGTCGCGAGCATGCGGGCGATGCCGATTCCGCCGGCCTTGGCGATCTGGCCGCCGATCTGCTCGGCGAGCATCGACTTCCAGGAGCCGCCCGCCATGCCCTTGCCGTAGACGCATCGGTTTCCAGGGATTGGCGCAGATAGGCGTCCGTGACGGTCTTGGCCTTCATGTCGGGCGGCAGGTCGGTGCCGAAGCCGACATTGACCGCCGTCTGGCCGGGGCCTGAGAGCGACAGGTTCCGGATGGCGACCGTCCGGTCCCTGCCTCCCGCCGGGTAGGACGTATCGGCATAGGCGCCCGTCCCGCCTGCGGCCCCGTCGGCCCCGAGCGAGGTGAAGGCGGTCGTCTCGACATACAGGCTGCCGTCCACGCCGCGGCCGACCCGGACCTTGCCCTTGAGGTTGGCCTCGCCCGAAGCGGCGATCTGGGCGTTGATCGCCGCCACGAGCTCGGTCGGCGTGACGCGCGAGAGGTTCGCGACGGAGGAGGCCAGGGTCGATCTGTTGAGGACGATGGCGGCGGACTTGGTGGTGGCGGCGTCGAACTGCGAGCTGATCGAGAAGCTCGCCTCGTTGGTGCCGGAGAAATCCATCGTGTCGGGCAGGACGACCGAGCCGCTGAGCTCTGCGGGCCGGGCCGGGATGATCGTCGAATTCGCCAGGATCGTGCCCGAGACCGTGGCATCGGTGCCGGTCGCGCTCGCACCGGTGGCGAAGTCGAAGGCGCGGGCGAAGGCGACCTAGCGCGGGTCGGTGAGCCGGCTGGCGAAGCTCGTCGGGGAATCCACGCCCTCCGTTAGCACCTTGCGCATGAACGCCTTGGCGTAGGTCATGTCCTCCAGGCTGTGGGCCTTCATGGCGTAGGCGTAGAGGCGCTGGTCGCCGAGCAGGTCGTCGATCGACTTCACCTTGCCGATATTGGCGTTGTAGTAGGCGGTGTCGCGGGCGATGGTCGGATTGGCGGCCTTGCGCTTGAGGGCCGTGGTCGGGTCGCGGGTGATGAGCTGGTAGCTCGCGAAGGTCGAGGTCACGGCGTGGTCTCCTGCGTCGGGCGTAGGGCGCCTGCCGCCCGGATGGCCTCGACGGTCGCATGGTCGTTCCGCGGCTGACCTTAAGGAGTGTCGCTTGAAGGAGGCGTAAGCGGCGAGGCTTGTCCCGGGCTTGCCCGGCAGATCACCGGGCGTCGACGCGAGACCTATATCGGTCCGTGGCTGCCCGAGCCAATCTTCGATCCTGAAGACACTGACACACCCGACGACATCACGCTGCCGCTGATGATCGCGTTGGAACGCCTGTCGCCACTGGAGCGGGCGGCGTTCCTGCTTCACGATGTCTTCGGCATGGAGTTCGATGCGGTCGGCGAAGCGATCGGGCGGGAGCCCGCCACCTGCCGCAAGCTCGCCAGCCGGGCGCGTGCTCATATTTACGACGCCCGCCCGCGATTTGCCGTCCCGAAGGAGCGAGGATTGAAGCTCGCGGCGGCCTTTTTCACGGCATCAAGAAGTGGCGACATGGCCGCGTTGCGGGCGTTGCTGGCGGAAGATGTCGTTGCCCATGCTGACGGCGGCGGCAAGGTTCCCGCGACGTTGCAGCCGTTGGTCGGTCTCGAAGCCGTCCTCGCGCGTCATGCCGGAATGGCTCGCGACTTCGCACTGAGCCCGTCGCGGCTCGTGCGTTATGCCGTGATCGACGGATTGCCGGGCTTCGTCACCATCGAAGGCGGCAACATCATGCAGACGACAGCCTTGCAGATCGAGGACGAGAAGGTCGTCGCCATCTACGTGACGCGCAATCCCGACAAGCTGCGAAACGTGCCCCTCGGCCCCGTGCACTGATCAAGGATGGCGTTGGTGTGTGGCGGCGCTCAGGCGCCGCCCGAGCCGAAGCGATAGACCGGGATGCCGAGCTTGCGGGCTTTGTCGGCGAGATTGTCCTGGCTGCGCCAGCAGCCTGGGCCGTTGGTATCACAGCCTCGGTCTGGCTCCCGGGTGCTTCGCGCACCGGAGCGGTGGTGGGCGGGAGATCAGTCCGGCTTGCGGGCGGCGCGCCGGGCCATCGTCGCCATGCCGGCGGGATCCACCGTCTTCTGCCAGCCGCTGCGCCCCTCCGCGAGGCCGTGCAGGCGGTAATGGACCAGCGGATTGATGCCTGCCTCCGCCACGTCCGGATTGGCGGAGAGATAGCCGGAGGTGCTGAACTGCGCGGAGGGATCGCGGCCCTCCTTCCAGCCGAATTTCAGGTAATGCTCCAGCGGGTCGCAGCCGTGCTCCGCCACATCCGGATAAGTGGCGAGGTAATAGACCGGGTCGAAGCCGCCCATGGCCCAGCCGGCGCGGGATTTAGGCTTGCGGTCAATGGTCTGCGACGTCATCGGTCCCGTGTCCCGTCCGGCACTGCAATCCGGCGCGTCATGCAGTGCAGTATGAGCCCTCTCCCAGAGGAATGGCCTCGCCGCGGCGCCGTCGATCGTCCTGATCATGCACAGCGAAGCTGAACGCAGCACAAATGCCGCCGGTCCGCCAGGATCCCAGAGGCCGGTTCTCTTAAGCCTAACCCAATTTCGCGCGCCGCCGCCCGAAGGGCAACGGCGCAGATGGTCGCTTCAGCGGCGTCCGCCAGCGGCGGCGCGGCGCGGCGGTGCTGCGGCGCTCTCGTCGAACAGCTCGGCCAGCTTCTCGGTCATCACGCCGCCGAGTTCTTCCGCGTCGATGATGGTGACGGCGCGGCGGTAATAGCGGGTGACGTCGTGGCCGATGCCGATGGCCAGAATCTCCACCGGCGAGCGGGTCTCGATCTCCTCGATGACGTAGCGCAGGTGGCGCTCCAGGTAATTGCCCGGATTGACCGAGAGTGTCGAATCGTCGACCGGGGCGCCGTCCGAGATCACCATCAGGATGCGGCGCTGCTCGGGGCGCGCGAGCAGGCGCTTGTGCGCCCAGTCGAGCGCCTCGCCGTCGATATTCTCCTTCAGCAGGCCCTCGCGCATCATCAGGCCGAGATTCTTGCGCGCCCGCCGCCAGGGGGCGTCCGCGGCCTTGTAGACGATGTGGCGCAGGTCGTTGAGGCGCCCAGGGGAGGGCGGCTTGCCGGATTGCAGCCACGCCTCGCGGGACTGGCCGCCCTTCCAGGCCCGGGTGGTGAAGCCCAAGATCTCGACCTTGACGCCGCAGCGCTCCAGGGTCCGGGCGAGAATGTCCGCGCAGGTCGCCGCCACGGTGATCGGCCGCCCGCGCATCGAGCCCGAATTGTCGAGGAGGAGCGTGACCACCGTATCGCGGAAATTGGTGTCCTTCTCCTGCTTGAAGGAGAGGGGCTGGAACGGGTCGATGACGACGCGGGGCAGGCGGGCCGGGTCGAGCTGGCCCTCCTCCAGGTCGAAGTCCCAGGCCCGGTTCTGCTGGGCGAGCAGCCGCCGCTGCAGGCGGTTGGCGAGCCGTCCGACGACGCCCTGCAGGTGGGCGAGCTGCTTGTCGAGGTAGGAGCGCAGACGCGCGAGCTCGTCCGCATCACAGAGTTCCTCGGCGTGGATCACCTCGTCGAACTTCGCCGTGTAGACCCGGTAATCCGGACCGCGGGGCTCGTGCGCGCGGGGATTCGGCGGGCGCCAGGATTCGGACGCCTCCTCGGAATCCGCCTCCTCGGCGTCGTCCGGCAACTCGCCGGACGGGGCGTCGGCGGCCTCGGTGGCTCCCTCGTCGAGATCGTCCGACGCCTCGTCCGAGACCTCGACCTCGGCCCGGTCGCCCTGGCTCTGCTGCTCGGCCTCGCCCTCGCCGGCCTGCTGCTCGTTCTCCTTCGCCTCGGTCTCGTCCTCGCTCTCCTCGTCCTCGGGGTCGAGGGGCGCCTCGTCGGCCATGTCGAGGGAGGTGAGGAGGTCGCGCACCGAGCGCGCGAAGGCGCGCTGGTTCTCGATGCTGCCGAGGAGCCCGTCGAGACTCCGCCCGGCGCGCGCCTCGATGAAGTCGCGCCAGAGCTCCACGATGCGGCCGGCGGCCTCCGGCGGCTTCTGTCCGGTCAAGCGCTCGCGCACCATCAGGGCGACGGCATCCTCCAGGGGGGCGTCGGCCCGGTCGGTGATCTCCTCGTACTTGCCGCCGCGGTGATAGCGGTCCTCCAGCATGGCGGTCAGGTTCGCGGCGACGCCGGTCATGCGGCGCGAACCGATCGCCTCGACCCGGGCCTGCTCGACGGCGTCGAACACCGCGCGGGCGGGCGCGCCCTCGGGTGCCATCCGGCGGTGCACGGCGGCGTCGTGGCAGGCGAGGCGCAGGGCCATCGAATCCGCATGGCCGCGCAGGATCGCCACATCGGCCGCCGCGAGCTTGCGGGGCGGCTCGGGCAGGCGCGCCTTGTCGGCGGTCAGGGCCGGCCGGTCCGAGGCGAAGGTGACCTCGATCTCGGGCTTGCGGGCGATGGCGCGGAGCGTCCCGGCGAGCGAGCGCTTGAGCGGCTCGGCCACCGGCTCGCGCTTCTCGCCGGGCTTGCGGTTGGAGAGGGACATCCGGCTACTTCTTCACGGAGTCGAGGTCGAAGGGGCGCCCCCGGAGGTCGTCCCAGGCGTAAGCGTCGTCCGCGTAGCGCGTCCGGACCTGAGCCGGCCGCGTCTCGCCGGAAAGCTGCTCGCTCAGGACCCGATCCGCCATGCGGGACACCTCCGTATCATACCAACGGCCCAGGCTGCTGAGGCGGCGGGTGCTGCCGCATCGGGCCGTTGACTGTCTCGAATTTTCGACATCAAGCCAGAGGCTTGGCGAAAATCCGAGAACGGAACCAACGGTCATTTTCAATGACCGTCAGTATCAGCTCAGCGCGACGTTGACCGCGCTCTCGGGCAGCTCCTTGCCGAAGGAGCGCTGGTAGAACTCCGCCACCAGCGAGCGCTCCAGCTCGTCGCACTTGTTGAGGAAGGTGACCCGGAAGGCGAAGCCGATGTCGTTGAAGATGTCGGCGTTCTCCGCCCAGGTGATCACCGTGCGGGGGCTCATCACGGTCGAAAGGTCGCCGTTGATGAAGGCGTTGCGGGTGAGGTCGGCGACGCGGACCATCTTGTTGACGATGTCGCGCCCGCCCTCGCCGCGGTAATGCGGCGCCTTCGACAGGACGATGTCGACCTCGCGGTCGTGCGGCAGGTAGTTCAGCGTGGTGACGATCGACCAGCGGTCCATCTGGCCCTGGTTGATCTGCTGCGTGCCGTGATAGAGGCCGGAGGTGTCGCCGAGCCCGACGGTGTTCGCCGTGGCGAAGAGCCGGAAGGCGGGGTGGGGGCGGATCACGCGCTTCTGATCGAGCAGCGTCAGGCGGCCCGAGACCTCCAGCACGCGCTGGATCACGAACATCACGTCGGGGCGGCCGGCATCGTACTCGTCGAAGACGAGCGCAACGTTGTTCTGCAGCGCCCAGGGCAGGATGCCGTCCTGGAAGGCGGTGACCTGCTTGCCGTCCTTGAGCACGATCGCGTCCTTGCCGACGAGATCGATGCGCGAGACGTGGCTGTCGAGGTTGATGCGCACGCAGGGCCAGTTGAGGCGCGCGGCGACCTGCTCGACATGGGTGGACTTGCCGGTGCCGTGATAGCCCGTGATCATCACCCGGCGGTTCTTCGCGAAGCCCGCCAGGATGGCGAGCGTGGTCTCGCGGTCGAAGATGTAGTCCGGGTCGAGATCGGGGACGTGCTCGTCGGTCTTGGAGAAGGCCGGCACCTCAAGGTTCGAGTCGATCCCGAACACCTGGCGCACGGACACATTCATGTCCGGGAGAGCGGGTAGCGTGTCTTCAGCGAGCATTAAGGGCCTCGTCGGGGCAGGGGTGCCTCTCGGGGCGGCCCTGCGGATGTCGCGACGGCGCGGGGGTGCCGGCAGGCGCCGCCTTTCCTTATCGTTCTGGGGGAGCCGGCGCAAACGTACCAACGACCCTGATATAGGCGGGCCGTCCCCCGGTTGCGAGACCCGTCGGCGGGCCGGATGCGAGATCCGTGCCCGCTTCCTCAGCAGAGCCCGGCGGCCCGCAGGGTGTCGTGGGCCCGGATGATGTCGCGCAGGCGGTCCTCGAAGGAGCGGTCGCCGCCATTCGCGTCCGGATGGAAGCGCTTCACCAGCACCTTGTACTGCGCCTTGATGGCGGCGGCATCCGCGCCCTCGTCGAGACCCATCACGTCGAGGGCCTTGCGCACGGGGGCGGAGAAGCGCGGGCGCTGCGGCTCCGCCTTGGCGCGGCCGCGGTCGGGCCCGATGCCGCCCGCCCGCAGGATGCCGAGCGGATCGACGTAGTCCCAGTCGCGGGTCGCCGCCGAGGGCTTCCCGGCCCCGCGGCCGGCGCGGTTGACGCCCATCGACCAGGTCGGCCGGTGGCCGATCACCGCGTCCTTCTGGAAGGCCTGCACGGCCGCGTCGTTCATGCCCGCGAAGTAGTTGTAGGAGGCGTTGTACTCGCGGACGTGCTCCATGCAGAAGCGCCAGTACTGGCCCTCCTGGCGGCGGCCCTTCGGGGCGCGGTGGAGCCCCGGCTGGGTGCAGCCCGGCCGCTCGCAGACCGGCCCCTCCGCCGCGGCGTCGTCGCAGGTGGGCTTGATGCGGATGCGGTCGAACAGGGGCGAGTTGAGATCCATGGCAGGGCGATTATGAGGAGGCCCCGGCAGGGCACAAGGGCTGCGGGCCTGATGCCGCAGGTGCGCCGGGACGGATTGACACGGGCGGTACGGCCCTGCCCCCGGGAATTACCCCGAACGCAGGATGGCACCCGATGAGCTTGGGCGAGTGGATCAGGACAACGCTGGAGGAGCGGCTAAGGCCGACGGCGCTCACCGTCATCGACGAGTCGCACCAGCATGAGGGCCATGCCGGATGGCGGGAAGGCGGGGAGACCCATTTCCGCCTCGATGTGGTGTCGGAGGCCTTCGAGGGGAAGAGCCGGGTCGAGCGCCACCGCATGGTGAACGCACTCCTCGACGAGGCCTTCAGGCGCGGCCTTCACGCGCTCGCCCTGCGGGCGCGGACCCCGGCGGAGGCGGCATCGCAGCCGTGAGCGAAGGGGCCCGCGGCGCGAAGGCGTAGAGCGCGGTGGCGCCGAGCAGCGCGGCCCCGAAGGCGACGAACAGGCGGCCGTAGAGCGTCGCCGGATCGGCCCCCTCCGCGGAGAGCGCAGTGGCCGAGAGCCCCTGCGCGGCGCTCGCCCCGCCCATGAACAGGATGTTCATGAAGGACACGCCCCGGCCGAGCAGGTGGGCCGGGAAGAAGCGGCGGGCATGCGCCATCAGGATGGCGTAGCTCAGGCCCGCCCCGCCGATGATCGCGAGCAGGGCCACGGCCAGCCCGGCCGAGCGGCCGCCGAGGAGGCCGAGCGCCGCGAAGGCGAGCCCGGTGACGAGGCAGCCGCCGAGCGCCGTGCGCTTGGGATCGCGCAGCAGCCGCTCCAGCGGCCCGTAGCCGATGGCGCCGATCGCCATGGCGACGCTCATGGCGAGCGCGCCGTTGCCGCGGGCGAGCGCGTCGAAGCCGTGCACGCTGCCGAGATAGGAGCCGATCCAGAGCGACCGGGTGGCGATCACCACCGCGTAGCTCACGAACGCCACGGGGTAGATCAGCCAGAGCGGGCGCATCGCCGCCACCGTGGCGAAGCCCCGCAGGAGACCGCCCCGGGCCGGATCCGCGAGGCGGGGCGGATCGCGGATGAGGGCGAGGATCAGGAGGGCGCATGCCGCCGTGACGGCGGCGAGCCCGAACAGGATCGGCCGCCAGCCGAACGCCTGCGCGGCGAGGGCGAGCGGCGTGGAGCCGAGGAGGTCGCCCGCGGTGCCGAACCCGATCATCAGCGAGGAGAGCATGGCGAAGCGCTCGGGCGGATAGAGGCGGCCGAACAGGTAGAGGCTGCCCATCAGGGCGGGCGCGCAGCCGAGGCCGATCAGGGCCATGCCGGCAAGCGCCCCGGCAAAGCCCGTGGCGGCCGCGAGCGCCCCCGTGCCGAGGGAAGCGGCGAGCAGGAATCCCGCGACCGTGCGGCGCGGGCCGAACCGGTCGAGGCTCAGCCCGGTCGGCACCTGGCCCGCCGCGAAGGCCGCGAACCAGGCGGAGGACAAGAGCGCGAGATCGGAGGCATGCAGGCCGAGGTCGCGTCCGAGGTCCGGCGCCACCATGGCGAGGAAGCCGCGGTCGAACTGGCTGATCGTATAGGCGAGGAGGAGGACCAGGAAGGCCGTCACGGCGGCTCCGTGCGGTCGCGCCATCGCAGCCGAGGCGCCACGATCGCGTCGGTCACAGAAGAGGGTGCGAGGAACCCCTCTCCCGAGTGGGAGAGGGGCAGGCGATCAAAGATCGCGCGTGAGGGTGGCAGGGCTTCAGGATCAAGCGCAGAGCGGTGAGCTGGCAGCGGGACGGTCCCAGCTTCCTGCTGAACCGTAGCACCCTCGCCCCTAGCCCTCTCCCGAACGGGAGAGGGGTTCCTCGCGCCGCAGGAGGCGGCCCGGCGATTACTTGATCCGCTCCAGCACGCTCACGTAGTTCGCGACTGCGACACCGCCCATGTTGAACACGCCCGCGAGCGTGGCGCCCGGGATCTGCATGCCGCCGGCCTCGCCGCAGAGCTGCATGGCCGAGAGGGCGTGCATCGAGACGCCGGTGGCGCCGATCGGATGGCCCTTGGCCTTGAGGCCGCCCGACGGGTTGACGGGCAGGCGGCCGTCCTTGCGGGTCCAGCCCTCGCGGATCGCCTCGGCGCCGCGCCCTTCCGGGGTCAGCCCCATCGCCTCGTACTCGATGAGTTCGGCGACCGTGAAGCAGTCGTGCGTCTCGACGAAGGAGAGGTCGTCGAGGGTGATGCCGGCCTTCGCGAGCGCCTGGGACCAAGCCACCGCGCAGCCCTCGAAGCGCAGCACGTCGCGCTTCGACATCGGCAGGAAGTCCTGGGCATGGGCGGTCGAGCGGAAGGCCACCGCCCGGCGCATGCGCAGAGCCGTCTCGGTGTCGGCGAGCACGAGCGCGGCGGCGCCGTCGGAGACGAGCGAGCAATCGGTGCGCTTGAGGGGGCCGGCGACGATCGGGTTCCTCTCGGATTCGGTGCGGCAGAACTCGTAGCCGAGATCCTTGCGCATCTGCGCGTAGGGGTTGGCGACGCCGTTCTGGTGGTTCTTGGCGGCGATCATCGCGAGCGCGTCGGACTGATCGCCGTGGCGCTGGAAGTAGCGGGCCGCGATGCCGCCGAACACGCCCGCGAAGCCCGCCGGGGTGTCGCCCTCCTCCGGCAGATAGGAGGCCTTGAGCAGGTTGACGCCGATCTCGCGGGGGGGCGTGCGGGTCATCTGCTCGACGCCGACCACCAGCACCACGCGGGCCTGCCGCGCCGCGATGCTCTTGATGCCCTGGTGCACCGCCGCCGACCCGGTGGCGCAGGCATTCTCGACCCGCGTCGCGGGCTTGAAGCGGAAGCCGTCATTCGCCTGCAGCACCAGCGAGGCGGTGAAGTCCTGGGGCGAGAAGCCGGCGTTGAAATGGCCGAGCACGATCTCGTCCACGTCCGAGGCGCCGATGCCCGCATGGGCCAGGGCCTCATCGGCCGCCCGCACCACGAGGCTCTCGACGGTTTCGGCGTCGTGCTTGCCGAACGGCGTATGGCTCCAGCCGACGATGCAGGCGGTCATGTCCTGGTCTCCTCCCGGGGCCGTGGCCGGTCGGGCCGGCCCGTTAGGCCTGTTGTGCGCGAGCGGGCGTGCCGGCACAAGCGCGCGTCAGGCTGCCCTGAACCGCGCGTAGCCCGCGGCCCGCAATTCGCAGGCCGGGCAGGTGCCGCAGCCATAGCCCCAGGCGTGGCGCTCGCCGCGCTCGCCGCGATAGCAGGTATGGCTGTCCTCGACGATGAGATCCACCAGCGCCTCGCCGCCGAGCGCCTCGGCGAGCCGCCAGGTCGCGGCCTTGTCGATCCACATGAGCGGCGTGTGGAGCACGAAGCGCCGCTCCATGCCGAGATTGAGCGCGACCTGGAGCGCCTTGATGGTGTCGTCGCGGCAATCCGGATAGCCCGAATAATCGGTCTCGCACATGCCGCCGACGATGTGGCGCAGGCCCCGCCGGTAGGCGAGCGCCGCCGCGAAGGTCAGGAAGACGAGGTTGCGGCCGGGCACGAAGGTGTTGGGCAGCCCGGTCTCGGCCAGGGCGATGGCGCTGTCGCGGGTGAGCGCCGTCTCGGAGATCTCGCCCAGCACCCCGAGCGGCAGGGTGTGGTCCGGGCCGAGCCGCGCCGCCCAGGCGGGATCGAGCGCCGCGAGGCCCGCCCGCAGCCGGTCGCGGCAGTCGAGCTCGACCCGATGGCGCTGGCCGTAGTCGAAGCCGAGGGTCTCGACCCGCCCGAAGCGCTCGAGCGCCCAGGCGAGGCAGGTGGTGGAATCCTGCCCGCCGGAGAACAGCACCAGCGCGCCCTCGCTCGTCTCCATCGTCTCGTCTCCCGGCGATGGGTCTCAGGTGGACCGCGGACCGCCCTCACGCAAGCCGGATGCCGCCACCCATCAGGTCTCTGGCCGGCTTTCGCCGGCCACCTCAGCATGAGGAGCGGGGCGGCTGCCACGCAGGTCAGTTCCGATTGAGCCGCCCGCTGCGCCCGGGGGCGCCTCCTTGCGGTCAGTCGCCCGTATACTCGGCCCAGGAGAGCGGCGTCTCGAACACCTTGACCGACGACAGGGCAGGCAGGGCCGGACGGGCGCGGTTCCAGATCCAGATGGCGATGTGCTCGGCCGTCGGATTCTCCAGGCCGGGCAAATCGTTGAGGCAATGATGGTCGAGTTCGGCGAGGAGCGGCGCGAAGGCGTGCTCCACGTCGTAGAAATCCACCACCCAGCCGGTATGCGGGTCGACCGGCCCGTCGAGCGTCAGCTCGACCCGGTAGGAATGCCCGTGCATCCGGCGGCAACGGTGGGTTTCGGGTACGTTCGGCAGCCAGTGGGCGGCCTCGAACGTGAAAGCCTGGGTGATCTTCATCGATGGCACATGCGATTGCGGGTGTTGCGCGCGGTCAGGCCCCCATAGCACCGGGCGAGGGCGGGCAGAACCGCTTTGGTGGAAGAGCCGCCGGGCGGATCGGGGCGAGGAGTCAGGGAATGCCGATCAGCTTGTGGGTCTGGAGGCTGAGGCGCCAGCGGGCATCGCGCAGGCAATAGGCGACCGCGGCTTCGGTATTGGCGAGCCGGTCCGGCCCGTCCATCGGCTGGAGCCAGAAATGCCGGAAGTCGAGGCCGACCAGGTCCTCGGGCCGCAGGCC
Encoded here:
- the cobS gene encoding cobaltochelatase subunit CobS, translated to MLAEDTLPALPDMNVSVRQVFGIDSNLEVPAFSKTDEHVPDLDPDYIFDRETTLAILAGFAKNRRVMITGYHGTGKSTHVEQVAARLNWPCVRINLDSHVSRIDLVGKDAIVLKDGKQVTAFQDGILPWALQNNVALVFDEYDAGRPDVMFVIQRVLEVSGRLTLLDQKRVIRPHPAFRLFATANTVGLGDTSGLYHGTQQINQGQMDRWSIVTTLNYLPHDREVDIVLSKAPHYRGEGGRDIVNKMVRVADLTRNAFINGDLSTVMSPRTVITWAENADIFNDIGFAFRVTFLNKCDELERSLVAEFYQRSFGKELPESAVNVALS
- a CDS encoding BolA family protein → MSLGEWIRTTLEERLRPTALTVIDESHQHEGHAGWREGGETHFRLDVVSEAFEGKSRVERHRMVNALLDEAFRRGLHALALRARTPAEAASQP
- a CDS encoding rod-binding protein, with the translated sequence MAGGSWKSMLAEQIGGQIAKAGGIGIARMLATARPAQTGEAKKTEL
- a CDS encoding J domain-containing protein, producing MDLNSPLFDRIRIKPTCDDAAAEGPVCERPGCTQPGLHRAPKGRRQEGQYWRFCMEHVREYNASYNYFAGMNDAAVQAFQKDAVIGHRPTWSMGVNRAGRGAGKPSAATRDWDYVDPLGILRAGGIGPDRGRAKAEPQRPRFSAPVRKALDVMGLDEGADAAAIKAQYKVLVKRFHPDANGGDRSFEDRLRDIIRAHDTLRAAGLC
- a CDS encoding (R)-mandelonitrile lyase, which translates into the protein MEITRSGSRPSATGPAEYFTGSVRIDPLFSPPEPARVAGALVTFEPGARTAWHTHPLGQTLIVTAGCGWAQREGGPIEEIRPGDVVWFPPGEKHWHGATATTAMSHIAIQEKLDGSPVDWLEHVTDDQYHR
- the cobT gene encoding cobaltochelatase subunit CobT; the encoded protein is MSLSNRKPGEKREPVAEPLKRSLAGTLRAIARKPEIEVTFASDRPALTADKARLPEPPRKLAAADVAILRGHADSMALRLACHDAAVHRRMAPEGAPARAVFDAVEQARVEAIGSRRMTGVAANLTAMLEDRYHRGGKYEEITDRADAPLEDAVALMVRERLTGQKPPEAAGRIVELWRDFIEARAGRSLDGLLGSIENQRAFARSVRDLLTSLDMADEAPLDPEDEESEDETEAKENEQQAGEGEAEQQSQGDRAEVEVSDEASDDLDEGATEAADAPSGELPDDAEEADSEEASESWRPPNPRAHEPRGPDYRVYTAKFDEVIHAEELCDADELARLRSYLDKQLAHLQGVVGRLANRLQRRLLAQQNRAWDFDLEEGQLDPARLPRVVIDPFQPLSFKQEKDTNFRDTVVTLLLDNSGSMRGRPITVAATCADILARTLERCGVKVEILGFTTRAWKGGQSREAWLQSGKPPSPGRLNDLRHIVYKAADAPWRRARKNLGLMMREGLLKENIDGEALDWAHKRLLARPEQRRILMVISDGAPVDDSTLSVNPGNYLERHLRYVIEEIETRSPVEILAIGIGHDVTRYYRRAVTIIDAEELGGVMTEKLAELFDESAAAPPRRAAAGGRR
- a CDS encoding sigma factor-like helix-turn-helix DNA-binding protein, which gives rise to MTGRRRETYIGPWLPEPIFDPEDTDTPDDITLPLMIALERLSPLERAAFLLHDVFGMEFDAVGEAIGREPATCRKLASRARAHIYDARPRFAVPKERGLKLAAAFFTASRSGDMAALRALLAEDVVAHADGGGKVPATLQPLVGLEAVLARHAGMARDFALSPSRLVRYAVIDGLPGFVTIEGGNIMQTTALQIEDEKVVAIYVTRNPDKLRNVPLGPVH
- a CDS encoding DUF1217 domain-containing protein yields the protein MTSTFASYQLITRDPTTALKRKAANPTIARDTAYYNANIGKVKSIDDLLGDQRLYAYAMKAHSLEDMTYAKAFMRKVLTEGVDSPTSFASRLTDPR
- a CDS encoding tautomerase family protein produces the protein MPHVIVKLHAGRSEQQKSKIAEEITRAVMASANCSESSVSVVIEDVEPKDWAEKVYRPDILGQSDKLYKKPGYDPL